The following proteins are encoded in a genomic region of Chelmon rostratus isolate fCheRos1 chromosome 3, fCheRos1.pri, whole genome shotgun sequence:
- the LOC121627804 gene encoding zinc finger protein Aiolos-like isoform X1 has translation MNTDKHPEFTAPEGNGMNGSSDVADVKPQEEEDEREDNSFSENGMQCAEGVTDPCVIKTEAEEMEENEQYPKAEKEGEIVPKEEAEGASEDGMEEGFDDQRTEEDEEERDGEGDEEGDTLNEPQDLSLMDYSRYDSTAPQDAHAAAAAGAEGTYASGAMVPRIQASGKLNCDICGLSCVSINVLLVHKRSHTGERPFHCTQCGASFTQKGNLLRHIKLHSGEKPFKCPMCSYACRRRDALSGHLRTHSVEKPFKCNHCSRSYKQRSSLEEHRERCHVYIQSKGPAEREDSQTSRTQMGTERALLLDRLASNVAKRKSTMPQKFTGDNGVCLDLSFNRELVHRTDHKDPPTGSPGPDSHHQPILTGPDSDPAPSHRPYPVPLNRSDISPMGLTNGHKMGMPLLGLPHTAQTPVSMDSFHADGSQMSQPVMYSLGHLLGGLNHQNGIPHPHAQPIPLSPLDALRLVRADGEAAAVQGAVYPCGHCRVIFLDYVMFTIHMGCHGFRDPLECNVCGHRSRDRYEFSSHIARGEHRLELK, from the exons atgaacacagacaaacatccTGAATTTACCGCCCCAGAGGGAAACGGGATGA ATGGTAGCAGTGATGTCGCAGATGTGAAgccacaggaggaggaagacgagaggGAGGATAACTCATTCAGTGAGAATGGAATGCAGTGTGCTGAAGGTGTGACAGATCCTT GTGTGATaaaaactgaggcagaggagatgGAAGAGAACGAGCAGTACCCCAAGGctgaaaaagaaggagagattgtgccaaaagaggaggcagagggggCCAGTGAGGACGGGATGGAGGAAGGATTCGATGatcagaggacagaggaggatgaggaggagagggacggGGAGGGGGATGAAGAGGGTGATACCCTGAATGAGCCACAGGACCTGTCACTGATGGACTACTCCCGTTATGACAGCACGGCCCCACAAGACGCCCACGCAGCAGCGGCGGCTGGTGCAGAAGGGACTTATGCCTCTGGAGCCATGGTCCCCCGCATCCAGGCATCAGGCAAGCTCAACTGTGACATCTGTGGCCTGTCCTGCGTCAGCATTAACGTACTGCTGGTGCACAAGCGCAGCCACACGG gTGAGAGGCCATTCCACTGCACTCAGTGCGGGGCCTCCTTCACGCAGAAGGGAAATCTTCTTCGCCACATCAAACTGCACTCCGGGGAAAAGCCTTTCAAATGCCCGATGTGCAGCTATGCCTGCCGTCGACGCGATGCCCTGAGCGGGCACCTGCGCACCCATTCTG TAGAGAAGCCCTTCAAGTGCAACCACTGCAGTCGCAGCTACAAGCAGCGAAGCTCCCTCgaagagcacagagagaggtgCCATGTGTACATTCAGAGCAAAGGTCCCGCTGAGAGAG AGGACAGCCAGACATCCAGGACTCAGATGGGCACTGAGCGTGCTCTGCTGCTCGACAGGCTCGCCAGCAACGTCGCCAAACGGAAGAGCACAATGCCACAGAAGTTCACCG GCGACAATGGTGTCTGTCTGGACTTGAGCTTTAACAGGGAGCTGGTCCACCGAACTGACCACAAGGACCCTCCAACAGGCTCCCCAGGGCCCGACTCCCACCATCAGCCCATCCTCACAGGGCCAGACAGCGACCCAGCTCCCTCCCACAGGCCCTACCCTGTCCCGTTAAACCGCAGCGACATCAGCCCCATGGGCCTCACCAACGGCCACAAGATGGGCATGCCACTCCTGGGCCTCCCTCACACCGCCCAGACACCCGTCAGCATGGACTCGTTCCACGCTGACGGCTCCCAGATGTCCCAGCCCGTCATGTACAGCTTAGGGCACCTGCTGGGAGGGCTGAACCACCAGAATGGCATCCCTCACCCGCACGCCCAGCCCATCCCCTTGTCACCTCTAGATGCTTTACGGTTGGTGCGGGCCGACGGCGAGGCCGCTGCGGTGCAGGGGGCAGTGTACCCCTGTGGCCACTGCAGGGTGATCTTCCTGGACTATGTCATGTTCACCATCCACATGGGGTGCCACGGCTTTCGTGACCCACTTGAGTGTAACGTATGTGGCCACCGCAGCCGGGACCGTTACGAGTTCTCCTCCCACATAGCCCGTGGCGAGCACCGCCTAGAACTAAAGTAG
- the LOC121603778 gene encoding insulin-like growth factor-binding protein 4, with product MVRGGGVAVVPSCLGFWVFGALSLVALCLSDQAIRCPVCSEERLASCRLPEGCEETVREPGCGCCPTCALPKGAHCGVYSPRCGTGLRCYPPRGVERPLHSLMHGQGVCTDEREVEENSAMDRQDEIIPEHPNNSNIRCSPQDKRCIQKTMARHPPKSTNMRSNNGREETKAALAPCRAELQRALDRLASNTRTHDDLFTIPIPNCDKNGDFHAKQCHPARDGQRGKCWCVDQKTGMRLPGPLELRGDLDCHQLMTATLRD from the exons ATGGTGCGTGGAGGTGGCGTGGCAGTAGTTCCGTCCTGCTTGGGCTTTTGGGTGTTCGGCGCCCTGTCGCTGGTGGCGCTGTGCTTATCAGACCAGGCTATCCGCTGTCCGGTGTGCTCCGAGGAGAGGCTGGCCAGCTGCCGACTGCCGGAAGGCTGCGAGGAGACGGTGCGCGAGCCCGGCTGCGGCTGCTGCCCCACCTGTGCCCTGCCTAAAGGGGCTCACTGCGGTGTCTACTCGCCCCGATGTGGCACGGGCCTACGCTGCTACCCGCCGCGTGGCGTGGAGAGGCCACTGCACTCGCTGATGCACGGCCAGGGGGTGTGCACCGatgagagagaggtggaggagaactCAG CGATGGACAGGCAGGATGAGATCATCCCTGAGCACCCAAACAACAGCAATATCCGGTGCAGTCCTCAAGACAAGCGCTGCATACAGAAGACCATGGCCCGACACCCTCCGAAATCCACAAATATGAGAAGCAACAACGGCAGGGAGGAGACCAAGGCGGCGTTG GCTCCCTGTcgtgctgagctgcagagagcgtTGGACAGATTGGCATCAAATACCCGCACGCATGATGATCTCTTCACAATCCCCATACCCAACTGTGACAAGAACGGAGATTTCCATGCTAAACAG TGTCATCCAGCACGTGACGGCCAGCGGGGAAAGTGCTGGTGCGTGGATCAGAAGACGGGCATGAGACTCCCGGGGCCACTGGAGCTGCGAGGGGATCTGGACTGCCACCAGTTAATGACTGCTACCCTGAGGGACTGA
- the LOC121627804 gene encoding zinc finger protein Aiolos-like isoform X2 translates to MNTDKHPEFTAPEGNGMNGSSDVADVKPQEEEDEREDNSFSENGMQCAEGVTDPCVIKTEAEEMEENEQYPKAEKEGEIVPKEEAEGASEDGMEEGFDDQRTEEDEEERDGEGDEEGDTLNEPQDLSLMDYSRYDSTAPQDAHAAAAAGAEGTYASGAMVPRIQASGKLNCDICGLSCVSINVLLVHKRSHTGERPFHCTQCGASFTQKGNLLRHIKLHSGEKPFKCPMCSYACRRRDALSGHLRTHSEKPFKCNHCSRSYKQRSSLEEHRERCHVYIQSKGPAEREDSQTSRTQMGTERALLLDRLASNVAKRKSTMPQKFTGDNGVCLDLSFNRELVHRTDHKDPPTGSPGPDSHHQPILTGPDSDPAPSHRPYPVPLNRSDISPMGLTNGHKMGMPLLGLPHTAQTPVSMDSFHADGSQMSQPVMYSLGHLLGGLNHQNGIPHPHAQPIPLSPLDALRLVRADGEAAAVQGAVYPCGHCRVIFLDYVMFTIHMGCHGFRDPLECNVCGHRSRDRYEFSSHIARGEHRLELK, encoded by the exons atgaacacagacaaacatccTGAATTTACCGCCCCAGAGGGAAACGGGATGA ATGGTAGCAGTGATGTCGCAGATGTGAAgccacaggaggaggaagacgagaggGAGGATAACTCATTCAGTGAGAATGGAATGCAGTGTGCTGAAGGTGTGACAGATCCTT GTGTGATaaaaactgaggcagaggagatgGAAGAGAACGAGCAGTACCCCAAGGctgaaaaagaaggagagattgtgccaaaagaggaggcagagggggCCAGTGAGGACGGGATGGAGGAAGGATTCGATGatcagaggacagaggaggatgaggaggagagggacggGGAGGGGGATGAAGAGGGTGATACCCTGAATGAGCCACAGGACCTGTCACTGATGGACTACTCCCGTTATGACAGCACGGCCCCACAAGACGCCCACGCAGCAGCGGCGGCTGGTGCAGAAGGGACTTATGCCTCTGGAGCCATGGTCCCCCGCATCCAGGCATCAGGCAAGCTCAACTGTGACATCTGTGGCCTGTCCTGCGTCAGCATTAACGTACTGCTGGTGCACAAGCGCAGCCACACGG gTGAGAGGCCATTCCACTGCACTCAGTGCGGGGCCTCCTTCACGCAGAAGGGAAATCTTCTTCGCCACATCAAACTGCACTCCGGGGAAAAGCCTTTCAAATGCCCGATGTGCAGCTATGCCTGCCGTCGACGCGATGCCCTGAGCGGGCACCTGCGCACCCATTCTG AGAAGCCCTTCAAGTGCAACCACTGCAGTCGCAGCTACAAGCAGCGAAGCTCCCTCgaagagcacagagagaggtgCCATGTGTACATTCAGAGCAAAGGTCCCGCTGAGAGAG AGGACAGCCAGACATCCAGGACTCAGATGGGCACTGAGCGTGCTCTGCTGCTCGACAGGCTCGCCAGCAACGTCGCCAAACGGAAGAGCACAATGCCACAGAAGTTCACCG GCGACAATGGTGTCTGTCTGGACTTGAGCTTTAACAGGGAGCTGGTCCACCGAACTGACCACAAGGACCCTCCAACAGGCTCCCCAGGGCCCGACTCCCACCATCAGCCCATCCTCACAGGGCCAGACAGCGACCCAGCTCCCTCCCACAGGCCCTACCCTGTCCCGTTAAACCGCAGCGACATCAGCCCCATGGGCCTCACCAACGGCCACAAGATGGGCATGCCACTCCTGGGCCTCCCTCACACCGCCCAGACACCCGTCAGCATGGACTCGTTCCACGCTGACGGCTCCCAGATGTCCCAGCCCGTCATGTACAGCTTAGGGCACCTGCTGGGAGGGCTGAACCACCAGAATGGCATCCCTCACCCGCACGCCCAGCCCATCCCCTTGTCACCTCTAGATGCTTTACGGTTGGTGCGGGCCGACGGCGAGGCCGCTGCGGTGCAGGGGGCAGTGTACCCCTGTGGCCACTGCAGGGTGATCTTCCTGGACTATGTCATGTTCACCATCCACATGGGGTGCCACGGCTTTCGTGACCCACTTGAGTGTAACGTATGTGGCCACCGCAGCCGGGACCGTTACGAGTTCTCCTCCCACATAGCCCGTGGCGAGCACCGCCTAGAACTAAAGTAG
- the LOC121627804 gene encoding zinc finger protein Aiolos-like isoform X3, translated as MNTDKHPEFTAPEGNGMNGSSDVADVKPQEEEDEREDNSFSENGMQCAEGVIKTEAEEMEENEQYPKAEKEGEIVPKEEAEGASEDGMEEGFDDQRTEEDEEERDGEGDEEGDTLNEPQDLSLMDYSRYDSTAPQDAHAAAAAGAEGTYASGAMVPRIQASGKLNCDICGLSCVSINVLLVHKRSHTGERPFHCTQCGASFTQKGNLLRHIKLHSGEKPFKCPMCSYACRRRDALSGHLRTHSVEKPFKCNHCSRSYKQRSSLEEHRERCHVYIQSKGPAEREDSQTSRTQMGTERALLLDRLASNVAKRKSTMPQKFTGDNGVCLDLSFNRELVHRTDHKDPPTGSPGPDSHHQPILTGPDSDPAPSHRPYPVPLNRSDISPMGLTNGHKMGMPLLGLPHTAQTPVSMDSFHADGSQMSQPVMYSLGHLLGGLNHQNGIPHPHAQPIPLSPLDALRLVRADGEAAAVQGAVYPCGHCRVIFLDYVMFTIHMGCHGFRDPLECNVCGHRSRDRYEFSSHIARGEHRLELK; from the exons atgaacacagacaaacatccTGAATTTACCGCCCCAGAGGGAAACGGGATGA ATGGTAGCAGTGATGTCGCAGATGTGAAgccacaggaggaggaagacgagaggGAGGATAACTCATTCAGTGAGAATGGAATGCAGTGTGCTGAAG GTGTGATaaaaactgaggcagaggagatgGAAGAGAACGAGCAGTACCCCAAGGctgaaaaagaaggagagattgtgccaaaagaggaggcagagggggCCAGTGAGGACGGGATGGAGGAAGGATTCGATGatcagaggacagaggaggatgaggaggagagggacggGGAGGGGGATGAAGAGGGTGATACCCTGAATGAGCCACAGGACCTGTCACTGATGGACTACTCCCGTTATGACAGCACGGCCCCACAAGACGCCCACGCAGCAGCGGCGGCTGGTGCAGAAGGGACTTATGCCTCTGGAGCCATGGTCCCCCGCATCCAGGCATCAGGCAAGCTCAACTGTGACATCTGTGGCCTGTCCTGCGTCAGCATTAACGTACTGCTGGTGCACAAGCGCAGCCACACGG gTGAGAGGCCATTCCACTGCACTCAGTGCGGGGCCTCCTTCACGCAGAAGGGAAATCTTCTTCGCCACATCAAACTGCACTCCGGGGAAAAGCCTTTCAAATGCCCGATGTGCAGCTATGCCTGCCGTCGACGCGATGCCCTGAGCGGGCACCTGCGCACCCATTCTG TAGAGAAGCCCTTCAAGTGCAACCACTGCAGTCGCAGCTACAAGCAGCGAAGCTCCCTCgaagagcacagagagaggtgCCATGTGTACATTCAGAGCAAAGGTCCCGCTGAGAGAG AGGACAGCCAGACATCCAGGACTCAGATGGGCACTGAGCGTGCTCTGCTGCTCGACAGGCTCGCCAGCAACGTCGCCAAACGGAAGAGCACAATGCCACAGAAGTTCACCG GCGACAATGGTGTCTGTCTGGACTTGAGCTTTAACAGGGAGCTGGTCCACCGAACTGACCACAAGGACCCTCCAACAGGCTCCCCAGGGCCCGACTCCCACCATCAGCCCATCCTCACAGGGCCAGACAGCGACCCAGCTCCCTCCCACAGGCCCTACCCTGTCCCGTTAAACCGCAGCGACATCAGCCCCATGGGCCTCACCAACGGCCACAAGATGGGCATGCCACTCCTGGGCCTCCCTCACACCGCCCAGACACCCGTCAGCATGGACTCGTTCCACGCTGACGGCTCCCAGATGTCCCAGCCCGTCATGTACAGCTTAGGGCACCTGCTGGGAGGGCTGAACCACCAGAATGGCATCCCTCACCCGCACGCCCAGCCCATCCCCTTGTCACCTCTAGATGCTTTACGGTTGGTGCGGGCCGACGGCGAGGCCGCTGCGGTGCAGGGGGCAGTGTACCCCTGTGGCCACTGCAGGGTGATCTTCCTGGACTATGTCATGTTCACCATCCACATGGGGTGCCACGGCTTTCGTGACCCACTTGAGTGTAACGTATGTGGCCACCGCAGCCGGGACCGTTACGAGTTCTCCTCCCACATAGCCCGTGGCGAGCACCGCCTAGAACTAAAGTAG